One genomic region from Ptychodera flava strain L36383 chromosome 5, AS_Pfla_20210202, whole genome shotgun sequence encodes:
- the LOC139133562 gene encoding arylsulfatase B-like: MLLSLRTVCYLSALADHFSHKLEGLWDLQRDSVNVGPEYFGHYSTHIFTKEAEEIVRRHDRNKPLFLYLAYSANHEPVAVPPEYEKQYMFIDDPERRTLAGMTSCVDEGIGNLTETMRKHGLLENTVIVLTSDNGGDTDFGGNNWPLKGKKATLWDGGVRVPAFVNSPLLHDNVRGTKYKGLMHITDWFPTLLHLAGGTSPSKKLDGVNQWKSISEGAPSKRKDALLNINTLNSVLVTHDPKPFSDNPYFDIRIQSAIREGIWKLMTGKTGNTHWIVPPESQDVKLPEEEETELHNVHLYDIAEDPGEVHNLALQRPDVVMRLLKRLADYYETYVPPQTQTEPQINFREMGDFWHPWV, encoded by the exons ATGCTTCTATCACTGAGGACAGTTT GTTACCTTTCAGCGCTTGCGGATCACTTCAGCCACAAGCTTGAGGGACTGTGGGATCTTCAACGAGACTCTGTAAATGTAGGACCCGAATACTTTGGTCATTACTCAACACACATCTTTACCAAGGAGGCGGAGGAGATCGTTCGTCGCCATGACCGAAACAAG CCTCTGTTCCTGTATCTAGCGTATTCTGCCAATCACGAACCTGTAGCGGTGCCGCCTGAGTACGAGAAGCAGTATATGTTCATCGATGACCCCGAAAGAAGGACGCTGGCAGGTATGACGTCATGTGTTGACGAAGGCATCGGGAATCTCACAGAGACCATGAGGAAACACGGTCTGCTTGAAAATACCGTCATCGTCCTCACCTCGG ACAATGGTGGCGATACCGACTTCGGAGGAAACAACTGGCCCCTGAAAGGAAAAAAGGCAACGCTTTGGGATGGTGGTGTTCGGGTACCCGCTTTTGTCAACAGTCCGTTGCTACACGATAATGTCCGAGGTACCAAATACAAAGGTCTGATGCACATTACGGATTGGTTCCCGACCCTGCTACATTTAGCAGGTGGGACCTCGCCGAGTAAAAAGTTGGACGGCGTTAACCAATGGAAATCCATAAG TGAGGGCGCCCCATCTAAACGGAAAGACGCCCTGCTGAATATCAACACCCTGAATTCAGTACTTGTCACTCATGACCCGAAACCTTTTAGCGACAATCCTTACTTTGACATTCGGATACAATCTGCTATACGGGAAGGGATCTGGAAGTTAATGACCGGTAAAACGG GAAACACACATTGGATAGTACCGCCGGAAAGTCAAGACGTGAAGTTACCTGAAGAGGAAGAGACCGAACTTCACAATGTTCATTTGTATGACATCGCCGAAGATCCAGGCGAGGTACACAACTTGGCACTGCAAAGGCCTGACGTTGTGATGAGATTGCTTAAGAGGTTGGCTGATTACTATGAAACGTACGTGCCCCCGCAGACGCAGACCGAGCCGCAAATCAACTTCCGTGAGATGGGTGACTTCTGGCATCCCTGGGTGTAG